TTGTGGTTTCACTGAGCTGCTAAAGCCAGGCTCGGGACCCAAAATCTCAGGTCAAAGTCTTGCAGCCTGTGCGGGCCGCGCTGACACTTGTGCAGAGCAGGGATGCAGGAGGGCTTTGGGTTGGGAACACCCGCCTGCCCCAGTCTGTCCTTAGCAAGTCCGTTTGTCTGGGCTTTCTGCTGTTGGCTGTCTACTCCCAGAGAATGACACTAATAAAGTGCAGTTTCGCAGAGTGTATGTTTTTCTCCCAGTGATGCAGTGCTCGGCTTCCTTAGATGTCCTTTTCCTTTTGGACGGCTCCTACAGCATCGGCAAAGGAAGCTTTGAAAGGTCTAAGCACTTTGCAGGCAAGCTCTGTGATGCCTTGGACATCCATCCAGACAGGGTGAGTGTCAAGCATGTCTCCTTTTAGTTTCCAACAGGTTGGCAATGTCTGAAAAGGCCACTGATAACATGCTGAGTGGAATTGCAAAATTCAACCCAGCAGCCAGCATGGGGCTAGGGTATTTATTCAGAAAGATGCAGTGGAGCTTTGTGAAGCAGTGTGGTTGGAGAACATTCACAGATTTTAAGAAGTTCCATTTGGTCTTGAGAAAAGACATAATAGAATAAATATAGAATAGGATAGAATAAAATATTCTATAATATTTCAAGTTAAAgttgattatttctttttaacaagTTTTATTTAAGTTTGGATGCTTATAGTTTAAAATGGTTggatctttttgttgtttttccctggAAAGTTGCAGAATTAGTCTCTGGCAAGTTGATCACCTTTCTGTACAGATGTAAATGGTACAGTCTGCTTGCTTTGCTTCTCCTCGAAGGTCTCTATTCTAAAACAAGCCAAAAGGGCAGAAGGAAAGGAGTTCATTGCAAGGCACCAGCCGCATACCAAGGCATTTGGGGATCTGCATGCTGCTGTAGGTCTCCAAAATGTCATTGCACTCCCCACCTGCTAGTGGTGCAGAGCACCTTAGTGCTGGTGCTCAGCAGAGAAGAGCAGAGGACTGgccagctggggctgctggatgTGACAGGCGTGAGGTCTCTGTGTAGCAGGAACAGGAGCCTGAGGCAGGACAGAGGGTGGGTCTGGGGCTGCTGTGGCTTTGAGGACCCCTGGTCCATGTGTGGTTCTTCAGAGAGGTCTGGGAGCCAGGAAACAGAGACAGGTCTTGTGTTCTCTCCTGGTTCCCACATCAGGGATGCTTAGACTTGTACCCAAAATCCTCCTCCAGACCAACTGCTACCACTGCTCCAGGTCATAAAATCAAGAGCTGCTGTTCTGCCCCTGTTGCAGAGTCCTTTGGAAGCTGAAATCACCATTCCCCTCCATCATTTTCTCACCTAAGAAATATTTCGCCCTTCAGATCTCAGCTTGCAGCTGTACAGCGCAGGCACCTTTCTGCAGCTTGGGCAGTGGTGGTGAGGAGACAAACTGTGTGCGAGGCTTTGAGAGGTGCTGGCTGGCTCAGCTTAAATGGATGTTCCCTTTTGTGGCTCATACTAAATAGACACTAAGTAGAGACTTTAATCTAGGAACCAATGGCAACATAGGCAAAAGAATTTGAGCCTTTAATATTTGCAGATTTGGTgggttgtgtggtttttgttttgttttgtttttctagataccatccttcctctgctctttctCTTAATCCTCATGTAGACTGGGCTGAAAATTGGTAGCCTTTTCACCTTTGAAGTTGTCAAGTTCCATAAAATGTCTTGTAAGGCTTCCTGTGAAATATTCTGGATGTATTGCCCAATACACACATTTTCGTTTGTTTGCATTTTCAGGCATTTTCAGCTATAGAAAATGGTTTCAGAGGAGATAGTGGAAAAACAATTGCTTTGTGTTGCCTACTGTGCTCAGTGCCAGAGGGAGCTGCTTTTGGTAATGGGAAGGTTGCCTGCAAGTGTATAAAAGGCTTGGTATAAAAGGTGTTATTTATAAACTTACTGTCCTTGAGGCTACTAGCTGCTCTGAATGGATAAATATAGATCTTGAGCTGCCCACAATTGCAGCAGCGGCTCCTGTTGTTTGCAGATGaactttttttgctttgcttatagtCTGTATAGGTAGTGCTATGGTTTatgctctttttctctttttttgaagtTCCTTTTGACTGCCAGTGGCTCAACATGCAAAACAGCGTTTGTCTTGGTCCAGTATAGTGCTCCCAAATCTGTAAACTGATCAAAATGGTAAAAGTCTCACAGGCGCCTTTCTCAACCTTCAACCTTTTCTTTTAGGTCCGCGTGGGAATGATACAGTTTAGCTCAGCTCCCCACCTTGAATTCCCACTGGATTTGTATCTAACCAAGCAAGAAGTGAAAGAGCGAATCAGGAGGATTGTGTTCAGGTCAGCTTATTTTacagcttttctctttttctgggcTATGAATGATCCTTTGACTGGTTTTTGAGGTGCAGACTTCTCACCTCTGCAGTGCGTACACCAGCCTGATGCCCCCAGGCAGGCGGTGGATGAATGCTGTGTGTGGTCCATGATCCACAGTCTGCTAAAAACCTGCATCCTCAGTGAATGCTGATGAGGGAGAAAGTTTTCAGTGTCTTGCTATAACGTGGTAAATAAGGGAGAGTTTCCCATGACCATCCTGGCAGGTTTTTCTGATCATTTGTGCCATAGGTGGGTTAGATCCTTCCAGGGAAAAGCAAGTGTGGTGTTCCCACATggctgagcagagcaggacagtGTGCATCTTCATTTTTTGGTGGTTACAATTTCCTTTGTCCCGTGAGGTAGCAATGAATTTTGATATCTCTGCCTGTCTGTCTGCTGAATTCAAGGGGATCAGGTTTTCAGAAGGAAACCTTTGTTCTTCCTGAGCGTTAAGACTTGGATGTCTTCCCACGACCTCAGGAAACGGAGATGGAAGCCCAAAGAAACACTCTCCGTAGAACCTCTCAACATCCAGACTTTTCATCTTCAATAAATATATTTAGATCTGCAAAGAATCTGACAACTACCCCAAAATAACACTTGTTTTGATGAGAGAAGAGGTATCGATATGGCCCGCAGGTGTCTGCCTGTTCATTAGCTGATCTGCATTAGGGCTAAAGGTTAGCTTGGTGTTTCTCATCTATGTCTGCTGCTCTCAGCTTGATGTGCACATCACAAGCAGATGTGATCACTTTTGATTTTTTCAAGCAAGATCAGGTGACTGGGTTTTGCTGTGTTGCTTTTGATAAGTTTATCAAGTCGAGAAAACCTCTTGTGTAATGTTATAGGAAAAACTTAGCAGAAAACCAGAGACATTTCTCCTCTTTGGCTGTTGGTTAAAAGTCTGTGAGAGCAGAGAAAGTGAAGCAGTGTTTGGTATCTGGCACTGAAACTCCTTGATGACAGCACATGGACGCTGACAGATCAAACAGAAATAATGCCCTTGTGCTTGGCTGTTTCATCTTGTTTAAAGGAAAAGCTGACGTTTTCAAAAGAGATAAAATAGGGATGGGTTCCAGTTGGCTTCTGAAAAAAACGGGGTGTTCGACGTCTTGGTTGAGAGGCTCCTTGATGTGTTTCTGGTGAGACTTTGGCCAGCGAGACATTTCCTAACTTCAGCCCTGTGCCCTGGTGTGGAGGTGAGAGCGCTCGAAAGGCAGCGGTACCGGACTGAAGTGAAGCTTTTGTGATTTATTCAGACACTGCCGGTCTCTCTGTGAATTCTGTCCAAATAGCTTTCGAGTTCGTTGACCAATTTCAACCAATTTTCAGGGTAATCTGGGAAGCTAGATTTCTTATTAATTTCTTTCATGCAAGTCAATGGCTGGTTACAGGAGAAAAACCTTCTTAGTGCTGTTCCTGAGGAAAGGCAGCAGATAAAGTCCACAACTCCTTTGGCTTCAGAAAATCCTTATTGGAGTAATAATGCCTTAAACTCATATTTGCTGTGTCAAAAACCAGCAAACCTCCAAATGCAAATTGATAAGAAACTGAATTTAATGAGCTTTGGTGTAGAGGTAATTACCTTTTTTTTGAATCCTTAGGGTTCACATGGGCACAGCTTACTGAGTTCATCAAGATTTAGTCATCAAACGGACTGCACAATATATTTTCCCTCATGCACATCACTTTTCACTGAAGCGTCTGACAGCTACTGATAGCTGCTCAGGAAAAGGCAGATTTGGACATGCAGTGAACACATGGTCATGGAGTGTGCTTTGGAACGGTGCAGTGCTGAGGACAAAGCACCTAAAGAATGAAGTTCTAAACAAAAGGGCCTAGGAGGTACTGAAGTAAAATGTTTATGTGAAAATCAAAGGTTAGACAGAAAAGAATTAACTTGGGCATGGTCAAATACTTTTCTAGAGCAAGCAAATCCAGtgttaaaataaaagaaagatgttCAGAAAGGAAAATGGCATGTATTTGTGTCAACAGAGCTGAAGGAGAACATGGTGCCTCCAAGAAAACAGTAACACTTGTGGTTGGTTTCCCCTTGCTTACTCTGGATAGAAATAAAAGCAGCCCTAAAAGACAATAATAGGAAGTGATATACAAGACAGGTCCTTGGACAGAATGAGAAGACAGCTGGAAATGTCTCCTCTGATCTGGTGGCTTAATTATCAACAGGTCTGGAGCGTGTTCCTGGTGAAGCTGGGCTCTCCCTAGTATCAAACATCCAGCCGGGGATGGCACATTGGAGGGCTCTTACATTGTGCAGGTGGAGGACTaccaagaaagaaagagagagactcGTGTCCATGCAGGTCTTATCCCTCTGAGATAAGCTGACGTTTAGCCCTCCAACAACAAAAAGAGATGATGTGCTGTATGTAGGCAGGGATGAAAGCTGGTTACAACAGCTGAACAACTTGCAGTGCAGGTTGCCCTCAGTTTTTACAGTGGATGAAAGGCTTTTGCCTGCTGTGTTGTGTTGCAGCGAGGTCTTAGCCTGGCAATGATTGAGTGGGGAATGCAGGTGGTTGGTGTGAAGCTTCAGCTGGTCGTGTCTGGTGgctggcagcaggggctgggTGCCTGGGTGGCCGAAGTCTGAGTGTGGGAGGTAGATGGGGAGTTGTGGCAGCCAGGATCCAGCTGCACAGTCCACCAACCTCACTCTGCAAGACAGAAGTGAGAGACCTCTTGCCTCCCCTCCAAGGTCTCTGTTAGGTTACCCATGGCTTTTAGTAAAATCTTCTGTGTTTCACTCATAATGTAATCATTCCTGCCTCAGCATGACAGAGATTATAGTTTTATATATCATGTTTGATGACATTTCATGGTAAGTAGAACATGGAGCCCAGTCTTGTGTACACATCAATAACAGTCATTTGAAGTCTTGAAAGCAGAGGACAGTCCCTGTCCCACAGAGCTCACTAGAAAGAATTACAGAAATAACAACTAGAGCAAATGTACAGCCCAGAAAAAACAACCACATCTTGTCCTTCCCCTCGTAGACCTCTGGGTATGGATAGCACTCCTCTTTTTATTCCCTTCTGCTATATTTTCAGCACCCTCTGCAATGAGGGGCTCCTTCCCAGTTCACATCCAGTATGCCACCACCGAAGGGACAGTGGCACTGTGTGGACACAGGCCACAACCCTGCCTGCCTGCAGCGAGCAGCTCTTGTCTTGGGTGCACTTGTCTGCCGAAGGGACCTGACCTCTCGTGTCCCTCCCCAGGGCTCTGTGCTGATGTGCAGGACACCTCTCAACCACCCAGCTCCAGTGTCTATGggctcagcagggcaggcaggcttTTGGGTTAAGGAGGTGTCCAGTATTCAGCAAATCTCATTTTTTAATAATAAGAAATGAGTCTCAGGATTTCTAAAACATCTTTGAGTGAAGCTGTTCCCTGGCAAGCTGTAGCTAATTTTCCTTGCTGCTTTTCCTTGGGAGTTATTGCACAGCTCCAAGGCTTGGTCTGCCATTCCCCGACACTTGACAGCAGCCCATCTTACCTGCTGATTTATGTCACTAATGGAATATGCCCCCTTTGGCATCCAAGTCCTCATGTCAGTTTAATACCTTGCTACTGGGAGGATTGCTGAGTATTGAACGAATTGCTTTCTAGCTCAGAAACATTTCATTCTCCAGGGCAGAATTCAAGGGCTGCCAAAATATTGAGGTAGCTGGCTCATGTCTCCAAAATGAGAAGTGAGGGGCACAGCTTGTGTGAACGTCAGTGGCTGGTGCACCTACCCTGTCGTACCAGCAATGCTGGTGGGCAATCTGCTGGATGAGGCTATTGCTTTTAATTGAGTTTAGCATGAATTTAGACAACTGGAGCATCAGATGGCTCTTCTGAATGTTTACTTTCCTAGCATAAAACGTACTGGTgaagccctgaaaaaaaaaagcatgccttGTTTTCAGTCCTTTCGAGTTTCCAAGTATACACTAAGAAGCTTTCAGCATTTGTATTTTCAGGAGCTTTGCTACAGGATGGACAAATGGCTTTTTGTAGAGAATCGAATTAACCTGCAGATCAGCCAGGGAGGAAAAGGCACGGGCTCTCTCCGCACTGCTGGACTGCAGAATCTCAGTTACAAGGTGGGACACGGAGCTCCGTGCCTTGGCTCCTggtccaagaacagcaaaaggTCCCACGGAGGGAAAGGGGTGATATGTGACAAGAATGTATAGCACATTGGTGTGTCAAGAAGAAGAAAACCACTTTGAGATGCTGGTCTTTGTCCATTTTGCCCACTCAAATTGTGCAAGAAATTGTTGCTAAGCAGCTTTTCCACACAACTCTTAAAGAAGTGAGCACAGGTTTCAGATGGAAAAACAGAAGCTGTTGAGACATTTGTCAAAGCTGGAAATAGATATCTGAGAGCTGTGATTCCTGCTCCAGTTGTAGGAACACTCTTGTGGAGAATGCTCTGGGTTGGAGATAAACAAGGCTGGATGAGGTCTATGGCTAGGAAGAGATTAAGAATGACAGGATTAGACAACTCTGTGGATGCGTTCTGTGGCAACAGGCAGAAATGTACTAAGTTCCCCACTACCAGAGGGTGGAAATTTGAAAATAAGATTCATTAACAGGAGAAGAGCTTTGATTTCTGCTTTTCTGATTTTTATCTCCTCTCTTTCTAGAGGTGGGAGCACAGAGACAGGTCGGGCTCTGAAGTACATTCTACGCAAAGGGTTCCCTGGTGGCAGAAACTCGAGTGTACCTGAAGTCATGATCATCATTTCGGATGGAAAGTCCCAGGACAGCACTGCAATGCCTGCAATGCAGGTGAAGGAGAGACACATCATGGTTTTTGCAGTGGGAATCAAGTTTCCAAGGTAGGAAACTTTCCACACAGCTGGAAATGGAGGCCCAACTAGACAAATGGCAAGTCCTAACAAGTGAGGGATGGTCTTCTGCTAGATATGAATTTTGGAAAGAGAAGAGCAGAATTTGGAGGGTAGCATAATTTTGGAGCAAGCACTAATTTGGTGGTTGGTGTACAGGAGGACCAGAGCGCGTGAAGGAAGCTCTTCCACTAGGCGGAGCTATGCTGCTGCCTGAGAATAAACACACCAAGATCTTGAAAACTGTTTGAGGGATGTCATGGTTTTGCATTGGCTGTTTGCTGCACAGGGTTTGTTTGGATACCCAGTTCTTTGTGGATGAGTAAGCAGCTGAACCCCTCTGTTGCTTGGCAGGTGGGAAGAGCTGCACACACTGGCCAGTGAGCCCACCGAGCAGCATGTGCTGTTTGCTGGAGATGCCAACGATGCTGCCAATGGCCTGTACAGCGCCCTGACCGGCTCTGTCTGCAGTGCCAGCGCCCCAGGTAACGCCTGTCCTGGCTCCATCTCCATCGCTGTGCTTTGAGTGTGCCGCTGAGCGACAAAAGATGAGGCGGCGTCAGAAAGCCTACGAGGGAATTAGCAGGTGTTGCACTTTGAGGTCACCTGCTTCTCATGCCCAAAGTGGAGGGCAAACTTGCCCACTACATCTTCGAACACTTGCAAGCTGCAGGATCCTATAATATTTCTGTGTCTCAGTTTGCCTCTAAAAATGGCGATATTGGTCCTTGCTCATGTCATGAGAGACAGAGCGTTCAACACAGTTGTATTAAATCTTCTGATGGACTTGGCTGTGTGATAAGGGGAGGCCACCAGGGGCTTGCAAGAGGTAGAAAAGATAGAATTAGACTGGTCCAGAGGTAGAAGAAAATCAAATATGTGAATGATGAAGGCACCAGAGGGGCTGAAAAGTCATTGCTGAACCCTGAACTCAGCAGTGTGAGTTTTATAGCAAAGCAAAGGAGGCTGAAGAGTGAGCACCCCAGAAAGTAGGGTAGGCTGGTGAGCTTGTTGACAGAAAATTTGTCTTCTAGAGCCTTGTGGAGGGCTCTTGGAAGCACTGCCTTATATGCTGTTTATAGTTAGATGAGGAAAACTAATCCATTTGAAAGTGATGTTGCATTCCCACACAGACTTTGTGTCTTCAGGCACTTGATCCTAGTTTGGATTTGTTGTTTGCTACAGGCTGCAAAGTTGAGTCCCACCCTTGCGAACGCAGGACCCTGGAGACTGtgaaagagctggctggaaattacGTGTGTTGGAAAGGCTCAAAGCAGCCAAATGCAGTTCGTGCGTTGCTGTGCCCTTTCTACAGGTGAGCTGCACACCCCCATCTTTAAAAgtgagcggggcagaggggataCAGGAGATACAGCCATGAGGCTTTTATCTCACAATGACTCTTTACTGTGATGAAGATCCCTAAGAAGACTAATGCAAACATGGTTTCTATGCCCAGGAACAGGCTCTCCCTGCTCTGACCACTGTTTGACCTGGGAAGTAAATGGTAAAAGGTGTGACTGAGACAGAGAAGCAGATGATGATTTGCCCAAGAGCACTAAAAAGATTATAAATGGAATTGGCATTAACTCCGTATTAATTTTATCCCAACCCAAACCAGTGCGGTTTCCTACCTGTTGAGCCAAGATGCTTTGAAGTTTACATCTCTGtacctgctgttttgcagagggttTCTAGACTTGGCTCCCTGTGTTGGTGCTGGTTCTGGTTTTGTCCACGTTTCCAGAGAAGCCCCTTTTCCTTTGCTTGGCTGGGGGCTTGGGAAGGGCTTTCCTATGGAGAGGCTCCAGTCACTGGCAGAAAAGACCCCCAGTCGTAGCATGACAGTGTCAAAACCAGGCGGCACACAAAGAGCTGCATTGTCAGATCGATGGCAGTGAACCGCGGGAGGGAAATGTCCTCTTGCCTGGTGAGAGGAGACTGGAAATGAAAACCTATAAAGCATGTCAGGTCCTTCAAATAATATTGTCCCTGCAGTCGATACAGTGGGAGGAATGCTTTAAAAATGAGCCGTGAAGGGAAAGGCAGCTTCATGCTCTCTTTACTGATAAAAAGAGCTGAGTGAAAGTGGTGTTGTACAGGAACTGGTAGCGGGGGTGTTTTTCCTTTGAAGAGGTGCTTCATGTATTAGTTTGAGTATCAGGCAGTCACACTGATGTTTGAAAGCCACCCCAGATCTGGGCTGTGCATTGATGTCCTGCTGCATAGATGTGGTGGGGGGTGGTTGTATGGACAATTTCAGAGGTGTCCTAATGGCTGGGAACCTTTCCAGATATATATTGTACCTTGAGCCAACATGAGAAAGCAGCGCAGCTCTTGGTTTGCTTACAGCATCCCAAAAGAGAACTTTTGGCCTCAGTTTCAGTGAGTTTGAGCAGCCCTAATGCAGAGCACTGGAAGATTAGTGGCATGGTGAAGCTGCAGGTATTGGATAAAGAAAAACCTGATTAACAGGGATGCAAGTTTAAAGCAGAAATCCTCTCACTGTCAGGAACCAAGGTTAGCTGCCTTTTTATGTGTGACAAATATATGCTCTTGCTctatggttgttttgtttttttttcatgccaCCTTAGGGCAAAGAAGTGATGGAGACAGTTGAAAAATCCCAGTGGAAGGCTCAGCTTCCCCATCTAAACCTTGCTTGTCCATTAGCTGTTACAATGGGATAAGTTAGATACCAGAATTAATATTGAATAAGAAATTCTCATcactataatattttattttcattgcagCTTAGAGCAAAAAGTTTAACATCTCCTCTGTGgcaattaaaagaaataataattaaagctTCAAAAATACATTCATAATCTTTAAATGTAAAAAGGTAGAATTCAAAAATCAAAGAGTAGATTTGAttcaattatattttttcttttgcaaccCCCCTCAGAATGGACGCTTTAGTTTGAAATACTTGTTTTGAAAAATtgcattttcaaaggaaaatttgTTCCATTTAAAACACAGTAAGGTCGAACTTGAAGATACCCTGTTAATCTTTAAATTCATGGTAAGTTTTATTCCTTCTGTTTCAGATGGAAGAGAGTCTTGATAAAACACCCATCCAGATGCTTCCGAACTGTATGCTCAGGTAGGACTTAGCctttttcaaaattttatttacAAAGCAGGGAAGGTAACAACTAAAGAATAAAAACATGGGTTTCTGCTCTGACTTGTAAAAATTTTGTTCTGAGTGAGATATTGTGATCCTTAGCAAGAAGTTGTGTTATGTCCCCTTCTTTTTGTTTCATGGGTATTTATGgccacagatgaggttcttagggacatggtttagtgctagatttaggttatggttggactcgatcttgagggtctgctccagccaaaatgattctgtgattctaagagcaGTGGAGGTTTGACTCCTTTTCCACTGAAGGCGATGCTCTCACTGGCACAGGATGGGAAGGGGCAGGCTCCCTGCTGACTCCCcatctttcctttccctgcccttGTTTAGACCCCTGTGACTCCCAGCCATGCCAGAACGGGGGCACGTGCGTCCCAGACGGACTGGACAAGTACCACTGCCTCTGCCCGCTGGGCTACGGAGGAGACGTCCACTGCGGTAGGTGTGGAGctgctctctccctccttccttctgggCCGTGTCCTGCCTTTGCGGTGCCCCTTGCGCAGCCCCTGAGATGACTGGGGTTGGGCTGCAGATTTGGGGTTTTTCTCCAGGAGACAGGCTGAGTGTTctcagatggggacagactttctagcagggcctgttgtaatTGGACAAGGGGTAACGATTTTAAACCAAacgaggggagattcaggctagacatgaggaagaaattttttacagtgagggtggtaaaatactggctcaggatgcccagagaggtggtagatgcctcatccctgcaAACATTGaagcccaggctggacggggctctgagcaatttGATCTAGttgaatatgtccctgctcattgcagggggcttggactagatgacctttgaaggtcccttccgagccaaactgttctatgattctctcatGCTGGTTATGACTGGGAGAGACATACAGGTATGTCTGTTGGTCCCTTCCCTGCGCACATGGGCCCAGGAGGGACTCCTGATTTTGGCCGTTCAATGTAAGAAGCCCAAGAAGGTCCTGATCTTCAGAAAATGCTTTGTACTTACTTTCCCCAGAATCAAGACTTCCCCTTTAAAGTGTCTCAAGGTGTTTCAGATGAGGGTCTAGTGCTAAAGACTCTCTCTTCTCTCCACTATATGAGATATTAAAACTCAGAGTGTTTTCCATAGAGTGCTAAGACTGGActtttaatttttagtttgaaATTTGCCATCATGAATCTCCCCAGACTCCCATAGGTGTTTCCTGTCTCTAGAGGCTTATGTGGCATCCAACCAAAATGAAGCGCAATCCTGGCACAGTTGTTCTCCAGCTCATGCCACGTCTGGCAAACTATTTGAGTTACTAGACACGATGTCCCTTCTCCACACCACAGGACCTCCAGCAGACCCCAGCAGAGGTGCCCAGCATGCTTGTCTTGTTGTCACGCATATGATCAACTGCTGTCTCCCTTTTCAGCACCGAAGCTGAGCCTCGAGTGCGGTGTGGATCTCCTTTTCCTGGTGGACAGCTCGGCAGGGGTCACGCTGGAAGGGTTCCTGCGCTACAAGGCGTTCCTCAAGAGGTTCCTCCAAGCAGTCATGGGCCAGGACTCACCAATGAATGTGGGAGTGGCCCAGTACAATAACACCGTCATGATCCCCATTGAAGTGGGCCAATACAAGGATGCATTCAGTCTCATGAAGAGCATTGATGCTTTGAATTTCAGTGGAGGAAGAACCCTGACAGGCAGAGCCCTGCAGTACATTGCACAGCATGGTTTTAGGAGCGCCCCGGTCTTTGCAGATATGCAGGATGAGCTCCCACGTGTTGTTGTCTTGCTCACTGACTCCAAGTCCCAGGATCCAGTGGCAGAAGCCGCTAAGTACGCAAGGGACCAAGATCTCTTCTTG
The sequence above is drawn from the Patagioenas fasciata isolate bPatFas1 chromosome 8, bPatFas1.hap1, whole genome shotgun sequence genome and encodes:
- the VWA2 gene encoding von Willebrand factor A domain-containing protein 2, with amino-acid sequence MNLLSFESIYIFLLPQVLLVLGIQEIHTDQKMIGKISAAGQLMQCSASLDVLFLLDGSYSIGKGSFERSKHFAGKLCDALDIHPDRVRVGMIQFSSAPHLEFPLDLYLTKQEVKERIRRIVFRGGSTETGRALKYILRKGFPGGRNSSVPEVMIIISDGKSQDSTAMPAMQVKERHIMVFAVGIKFPRWEELHTLASEPTEQHVLFAGDANDAANGLYSALTGSVCSASAPGCKVESHPCERRTLETVKELAGNYVCWKGSKQPNAVRALLCPFYRWKRVLIKHPSRCFRTVCSDPCDSQPCQNGGTCVPDGLDKYHCLCPLGYGGDVHCAPKLSLECGVDLLFLVDSSAGVTLEGFLRYKAFLKRFLQAVMGQDSPMNVGVAQYNNTVMIPIEVGQYKDAFSLMKSIDALNFSGGRTLTGRALQYIAQHGFRSAPVFADMQDELPRVVVLLTDSKSQDPVAEAAKYARDQDLFLIAVGSSFMRAELAEVTGNPKQTIAYLDPQDLFNQIPELQRRICSVDNREGCQAQSLDLAFAVDASAGVGLENFLRLRGFVRSSCSHFSINRDVTQIALVIYGSKAHTVFALDTHTSNSAVLQAIDRAPFLGDSASAGRALLHIYGDVMTVQKGARPGVNKVVVVLTNGGSMEDAAPPAQQLRDNGILVFVVVIGDAQRNMLLRVAGSPSYLIHISSYEDLQYHQDLIIERICEEAKSPVNLCKPNPCMNQGVCILGSASYRCECHGWGGPHCESRVLRGDSPRSPVLPVHSHVQRSSGGLQHFSRASRHTRRHVDQRH